One Trachemys scripta elegans isolate TJP31775 chromosome 4, CAS_Tse_1.0, whole genome shotgun sequence genomic region harbors:
- the CCDC197 gene encoding uncharacterized protein CCDC197 isoform X2, whose product MSDLESLAVPRNDHPRYSLQLENRRRNVFVTQLGEHREEEDKDVTHIPIISEAPSKILETDANSLQKTLVLKKEVEVDRVTAELIAKRQEFKERMEAVAQRRAQFAKKQQDSRNQALKFDKFLKESDVKRRRALQKYKAEVKMNEIKQREIDKLVAELEKLKVRQQKLQKKVAKQKVYEVFLLKVIDQLPDNYLEYGTDSVIGAIRRHETLSATNQTLIKNLITVSDDFEKSQRDLETLQREHDTTKLMLIRELSELQMKCNRIQEKNKQLEVSINQEKGHFRYQEFILEKKHIQQLATQPDESGALLSSLGDQTQSRKMGITKKFRSQVPAGSGGVIQTPKNKGKASL is encoded by the exons ATGAGTGACCTGGAGTCCCTGGCAGTGCCAAGGAACGATCATCCTAGGTACTCACTGCAGCTGGAAAACAGAAGGAGGAACGTTTTTGTAACCCAGTTAGGGGAACACAG GGAAGAAGAGGATAAAGACGTTACTCATATCCCCATCATCAGCGAG GCCCCCAGCAAGATTCTTGAGACTGATGCAAACTCTTTGCAAAAAACCTTGGTTCTGAAGAAAGAGGTTGAAGTTGATCGTGTCACGGCAGAGCTGATTGCTAAGAGGCAGGAATTTAAAGAGCGGATGGAAGCTGTGGCTCAGCGGAGAGCACAATTTGCCAAAAAGCAGCAGGAT AGCAGGAATCAAGCTCTTAAATTTGACAAGTTTCTTAAAGAAAGTGATGTGAAGAGGAGGCGTGCACTCCAGAAAtacaaagcagaagtaaaaatgaatgaaataaaaCAGAGGGAGATAGATAAATTGGTAGCAGAACTTGAAAAACTCAAAGTCAG ACAACAGAAGCTGCAGAAGAAGGTAGCCAAGCAAAAAGTGTATGAGGTTTTCCTACTGAAAGTCATTGACCAGTTGCCTGACA ACTATCTGGAGTATGGTACAGATTCTGTCATTGGAGCTATCAGACGGCATGAGACGCTGTCAGCTACAAACCAGACCTTGATAAAGAACTTGATCACTGTGTCAGATGACTTTGAGAAAAGCCAGCGTGACCTTGAAACCTTGCAACGGGAACATGATACCACAAAACTT ATGCTGATTAGGGAACTTTCTGAGCTTCAGATGAAATGCAACAGAATACAGGAGAAAAACAAGCAGCTGGAAGTCAGTATTAATCAAGAGAAAGGTCACTTCAGATATCAG GAATTCATTCTGGAAAAAAAGCATATCCAGCAATTAGCGACTCAGCCTGATGAATCTGGGGCATTGCTATCTAGTCTTGGAGACCAAACTCAGAGCAGAAAAATGGGAATCACCAAGAAGTTCCGAAGCCAAGTTCCAGCAGGCAGTGGTGGTGTAATACAAACTCCTAAAAACAAGGGGAAAGCATCACTGTGA
- the CCDC197 gene encoding uncharacterized protein CCDC197 isoform X1 — MSDLESLAVPRNDHPRYSLQLENRRRNVFVTQLGEHREEEDKDVTHIPIISEAPSKILETDANSLQKTLVLKKEVEVDRVTAELIAKRQEFKERMEAVAQRRAQFAKKQQDSRNQALKFDKFLKESDVKRRRALQKYKAEVKMNEIKQREIDKLVAELEKLKVRQQKLQKKVAKQKVYEVFLLKVIDQLPDNYLEYGTDSVIGAIRRHETLSATNQTLIKNLITVSDDFEKSQRDLETLQREHDTTKLMLIRELSELQMKCNRIQEKNKQLEVSINQEKGHFRYQSQELGSLLLAIANLAEQCHTQYYGPLQEMEWLSKLDMIQEFILEKKHIQQLATQPDESGALLSSLGDQTQSRKMGITKKFRSQVPAGSGGVIQTPKNKGKASL; from the exons ATGAGTGACCTGGAGTCCCTGGCAGTGCCAAGGAACGATCATCCTAGGTACTCACTGCAGCTGGAAAACAGAAGGAGGAACGTTTTTGTAACCCAGTTAGGGGAACACAG GGAAGAAGAGGATAAAGACGTTACTCATATCCCCATCATCAGCGAG GCCCCCAGCAAGATTCTTGAGACTGATGCAAACTCTTTGCAAAAAACCTTGGTTCTGAAGAAAGAGGTTGAAGTTGATCGTGTCACGGCAGAGCTGATTGCTAAGAGGCAGGAATTTAAAGAGCGGATGGAAGCTGTGGCTCAGCGGAGAGCACAATTTGCCAAAAAGCAGCAGGAT AGCAGGAATCAAGCTCTTAAATTTGACAAGTTTCTTAAAGAAAGTGATGTGAAGAGGAGGCGTGCACTCCAGAAAtacaaagcagaagtaaaaatgaatgaaataaaaCAGAGGGAGATAGATAAATTGGTAGCAGAACTTGAAAAACTCAAAGTCAG ACAACAGAAGCTGCAGAAGAAGGTAGCCAAGCAAAAAGTGTATGAGGTTTTCCTACTGAAAGTCATTGACCAGTTGCCTGACA ACTATCTGGAGTATGGTACAGATTCTGTCATTGGAGCTATCAGACGGCATGAGACGCTGTCAGCTACAAACCAGACCTTGATAAAGAACTTGATCACTGTGTCAGATGACTTTGAGAAAAGCCAGCGTGACCTTGAAACCTTGCAACGGGAACATGATACCACAAAACTT ATGCTGATTAGGGAACTTTCTGAGCTTCAGATGAAATGCAACAGAATACAGGAGAAAAACAAGCAGCTGGAAGTCAGTATTAATCAAGAGAAAGGTCACTTCAGATATCAG AGTCAAGAGCTAGGCAGCTTGTTGTTAGCTATCGCCAACCTGGCTGAGCAGTGCCACACGCAGTATTATGGCCCCTTGCAGGAAATGGAATGGTTGTCAAAACTGGACATGATCCAA GAATTCATTCTGGAAAAAAAGCATATCCAGCAATTAGCGACTCAGCCTGATGAATCTGGGGCATTGCTATCTAGTCTTGGAGACCAAACTCAGAGCAGAAAAATGGGAATCACCAAGAAGTTCCGAAGCCAAGTTCCAGCAGGCAGTGGTGGTGTAATACAAACTCCTAAAAACAAGGGGAAAGCATCACTGTGA